TGCCAACTGTAAGGATAATCACCCTTATCTTCtagttgttgttgttgttgtttttactttctcttttaatTTGATGAGTTATACATGCACCCTAACTAGTAGAATGTAcatatattatattatgattatatataaatttaACTAAAATAACATTATCTtaagaaaaatttagaCTATCTTACAAGGTGATTGATGGTTGAGGGTGTCTACCATTGGCACTAGAATGTGGAAAGAATTCCAAATGTCCGTCATCGGTTAATTTCAGGACTTGCTTGAATTTACCACCAATTCTCAATAATGGTTCTTTATCTTCAGATTTGGTCCATAAGGCGAACTTGTTACCACCCTTTCTAATGCTTAAAACAACACCGTTGATTTGAGAgtcgtcttcatcaatggtTTCACCAATAACTGCCAGTAAAGTTCTTAGCCACAATTCGTCGATATCAGCACCCTTACCTCTAAGTTGGAAAGACCACTTACCACCTTTAGCGTTGGCTTCATCTTCCCATTCAGGTCTAACGTCATTACGGAAAACATGGTAATCTGATTTCAATGGGAGTTCGTGTGGCTCAGGAATGTTCTGGATAATAGCCCAGAACTCTTCGACAGTCTGGAAGGAAGTTACAGGACGCAATAAATCAGACCACGATTCAGATTTATCAACTGCTGGCTTTGTGTACCATAACGTCCATTTGGTGTTCAATGGGTGCTTGACATCGAAGTGAGCACTGTCACTCAAGACAGTCTTTGGAGTAGCTGTGGTATCATCGACTGAAacgttttcttcaaacttcTTGCTAACTTCTTCAACGgacatttttcttcctttttcactAGTTTCCAGACAAAAATGCTTTTAATTTTCGTAAAGCTCCTAGGAAGTACTCAAGCACTAACACAaacacatatatacaatatgAATCAGAATTTAACACCACTTCTTGCAATGCAAAACTGTCTTTATCAGATATTACGTTAAACTCTATTGACgacgagaaaaaaattttcctttcaGAGAGGGTAAGGAATATATTACGGGAACCTCAATGTCGGGtaagtttttctttaaacgatttaatataaaataatagTGAAGAGTAAGTTAAACTATACATGATGTATTTGAATTATATGAATGCAACGCCGGGGCAACCGCCGGGACACTCATGTTCCTTCTCGTCGAGGAACCATTCTTGTATGCACTGGAAGTGACCTTCGTGTCCACATGGAAGAATGACCATGGTCAGTTTTTTCAACGGTCTTTCACACAGGATACATGGcgtgttcttctttttgcagGAGTCGCAGTACCAGTATCCAAACTTCTCCATTGCCTTCTTATTTCCCGTCTGCTGAGCTTCCGTTCTGAAGTTTTCCTTGGAGTTTTCGTTCGTGATCAACTCACCGCAGCGCTCGCAAAACAGCCTAATGGAGGACTGGTCGCCTTCAGACCCCATGATATCTTCGAACGGGCAGTACTTCAAGACGTCTGCTGCAATGCCGAATAATTCATACCGATGTAGCAGTAACAAGAAGTGCGCAATTGCGTCCTTTGCAATGTTGATTTCTGTTATTTGGTATAATgtttggaaaagaaatagaatATTCACTGTCAGTACAACGTTCCCTGTCTCTGTAGCTTGTTTGTAAAGTTGCTTAATGAGTTTTTTCGTGTCCCAGGGCGGATCATCAGCCATTTGCCTATACTTGGCGAGCTTCTTTGTCAATGAGGAAGAGGGTACTTCTCCACTAATGTTATCTCGTTGGGACAACACATGTCCCGGCGATCCGACAACTGGTGCAGTTTGAGAAGACAGTTTTTTTAAAGCTCCTAGTTGGGAGGTTGTTGTGGCATAGCTTTGCAACGACGATACTCTACTACGTGGACTCACGCTATTATAAACGAATCTAGGGGATATGTTATCCCCTTCGTCCCCCATGTCTGTGTCTGCATTGTAACCATTGGGCGAATGTAACATAAACGTATCTATAAACGACTTACGATGTTCCCGCTTCTGTAATATTGGTATGCTTTTGGCAGTAGGAGACATTTGAGTGTGAGCTGGTTTAATTGATGGGTCATGCGGctgttcttgttcttgttgctgttcaattccattttcatcttcctctatAATTACATCATCATTTATACCCATTCTCGCCCTCGACTCTAGAAATTGACTCTGTAGCTCTTTCAACTCGCTCAATACTTCATCTGATCCCTCATTTGGTTGTGTATATGTGATTCTTTCGGTGTCCTTTAACTGTTCTTTGAGTTTGGAGATAGGTTTTTTATCAGTTTCACTTGGCTCGCCAGAGCTTGCTCGAAATGCTTGTGGTCTTTCTTCTATCAATGATTCAGCCCCGCTTGTCCCTTCTTCGCCTTCCTCTGAGAACTCCTTTCCTGCTCCCAAATTTTCTGCAGCTTCGAAGTCAGAGCTTTCATTTGCATCCATGTTAGATGCCGTATCGGATGAAACTGGGGAGGAAGTCATCCATTTCAAGTCCCAAAGTAATGAATCTCTTATCAAgatccaaattttgaaattggtCAGATCATCTATGGACAAATAAACAGATGCGTTATGTGTTGCAATAGATACCAGGTCAATTAGTGTTCGCATTTTATCCTGCATTTCGGCCTCTAGGTTCTTGTCGACCTTTCTAGTTTTATCAGGATTTTGCTTATTAGTAGATACAGAGGATATACTCGATCTGCCATCCTTCTCATCAACTACCTTAGAACCCTTTGAGCTTCTCTTGGATTGTTTGCTGTTgcctttttcattcattaaAGTGGCCCACGTATTattttctggaaaattATACTTTTTCAGATGACTTTCAACTATTTTGTCGTCATcgttatcatcattatcaccaTCATTATCAACCCCTTTAgtcatattttcttttgcgtCATTAATGTTTTGCTCGCCCTTTTCATATACAGTACTAGCATCATCCGCACCATTTTGCTCTtgaatgaatgaaaatttgagTTGTCGAgccaaaaatttgaactttttcacTGGTGAATCCCTAATGCAGAACTTTTCAGATACTgtgtcattttttctcagACGTGCAATTTTGGTTAATCTtatattattgaaaatctgCGGTATATCCAAAGTAATGATATAGGGCGGTTCGAtggcattttcttctttattttcgGCTTGTGGTGTCAACGATGTCAACGATGCGGAAGAACTGTTGAAAGAAGAGGTCCCAGAAGCTATTGTGAGACTTTTGGTGCTAAACGTTGAACCTGTTTTTAAAGTAGGTGGCCTTTCTGGTGCAAACCCCGTCAATCCAGTGTGGCTAAATCCTTTCTTTAGTCCTCCAATGATGCCTTGATTCTCCGGGTTGCCATTCTTCGTATTTTTAATCGTGCCATGATGCTTCTTCCCTATATTAGTTGAAATTGATGTAGTCTCCGGCTCTGACAACTCGTATGAGCCTATTTCTTGGTCCACCGAAAGTAAACCGTTCCCATCTAAATCTCTCCAAGTTGTTGtgtttttgttcaaattttctagcACTGTTGGCTCTTTGTTAATATCCCAACCATTAACGCGGGTCCCCTTATCAATATTGAAGATCAAGTTCTCATCCCACCACACTAATCCTAGCGAAGGTGCTTCTGACAGAAGGATGTGTTTTGGGATATACTTTCTTGCTAGAGAATAGATGCGAACTTCTGCTTCATCACCCATCGACGACATTCCCAGTAAGGAGTTAAAAATGTTATTGTTATAAGCAGGTCTGAATTTCAATTTAGTAACGGGATAACCCGTGTTAATCGTGAGTTTTGGAAACGCCAGTGAATTACTATTATTTATGGACGTGCTAGGTGTATGCAACGAAGGAGCATTTCCGTAATTAAGTACTGTATTATCACTAGCGTTGACGTTTTCACCAACATACCAAAGGGAGCATTTTCCATCCCTACCTCCTGTCGCAATGTACTCTTGATGAGGATGCCAGCTCAGGCAAAGTCCAGGTCCGGTATGAgcattcaattttttctcgtATTGAGCAGGTTGCCGAAGATCAAATTTTAATAAATATCCTGAATCATGTATTGAGGCGAACTTGTAACCGCTTTTGGAATTGCCGTATGTTGATGAGCCCTGCTCATTTTTGGAGGCAAAATTGTAGCCAGGCATCCATTTCACGTCTCTGATTGAGTCTGATGCTGTGTTTATATTAATATCAGCTCTATTTGAACTTTTGGAAGTATTGGAACGGAGATCCCATATTTTGACGCAACTATCTTGACCACCACTAATGATTAAATTTGACTCAACCATATTGAAGTCAAAACTATTGATTGATCTAGTATGTTCGCATAGGGAAGTTATCAATGGATTTTCTATTGAGGAACTCTTGTTGAGATCATATATAGATATTGCCGTTGAATTGTTACACACTGCAATACAGTTTTTATAATTGTTGAAACCTGTCTTGACGTCTGCAATCGTACTGAATTTGTTCtgtcttgttcttttaCTTAGTTTGGGTAAAAGGGATGTTGCAACCTTTGTTGAGGTGTTGTTATTAGGTGTTATAAAGTCATGGACACACTTGATGGATCTATCTGAGGGCGAAAATTTATAGAACCCCAAATGGGTCTTTCCTGCGCAGACGAGTCCATTAATGTTGGGATCATTCACTTTGTCTATACTGGATAATTCCTTATTCATTTTAGTGGTGTAAATGAGTCCAGATGACTTCCTTGTATTCGTGAGACTAtcggcatttttttttgttttacttTTCATGTTTAACTTGTTACTTATGTTCCTGGTTTTCTTTACAAAGGGACTCTTATCATAGGGCAGATAGTTATCGTTGAATGAACTAGTTCTGTGGCTTTCAGGCATATAGATCCCGTTATTGTAAGAAAAAGTGGGAGTCAGATTAGGCCTTCGCATAGACTCTAATCCCGATGTTTGTCCGCTATTCGAATAATGATTCACTCGGaatgaagaattattgCTTGATGAAGATCCAAGAAGCTCGCTCTTACCCAAAGAACAAACATTCCTATTCTTCGGTATAGGAGTGCTTCCcttggaaattgaagagtTTTCCATGTGAGGAGATAAGCTCatgattttcttctagGATCACCAATATATAACTCAATTATCTTTCGACAATCGCTGCAATTTGTACTATAAATCAGTTATCCTTTTTCGGTAATAATTTGTAGTAAATTGAAGTTCTGGATAAACTAAGTGAACTCTCcgaaactgaaaaaatttagatCGCAGCGATATTTCTAAAGCCAATGGTAAtcctgcaaaaaaaatccccTTACAGGAACCAAGAGCTCAAAAAAGACTTTAATACTTTTATCAGTTTTCAGCATGGATGCCTCCTCGATCGCATTAGGTGGAGATGATTATGGGATGCACACGACTGAAATTTCACATCATAACACGAtagaattgaagaatttgctATCACCATCAGAATCTAGGGAGGACCCTCAAGACTCAGATGGACTACCCAGTAATTCAAGCataatcaaagaaattgagtGGAATGGCGAGATGGTTAAAACATACCCACTAAACTACCAAACCGTCCCACTAGTAAAATTACAAGTAATGGCATGCTTGATTATGTTCATAGTCTTTGGCATGAATGATCAGACAGTAGGAGCGCTGCTTCCCACTCTAATTGAATACTATCATATAACCCAAGTAGACGTTTCAAACGTTTTCATAGTCCAGCTATGTGGTTATGTAATGGCCTCTTTATCCAATGAAAGATTGAATAAGCATTTTGGTATGAGAGGCGGCATGCTTCTAGCAGCCACTTTATGTATAGTATTCCTTATCGTTTTGGCCTCTGCTCCTTCCAACTTCTATGTCTGTATGTTTTGCGGTCTTCCTCTAGGATTAGGTATTGGCATCCTAGATTCTACTGGTAATGTTTTAATGGGTAGTCTTTTAGTACACAAAAACGAACTCATGGGTATTATGCATGGCCTTTATGGGGCTGCGGCTATGGTGACTCCTCCCTTGGTTTCACATTTTGTTGAATGGGGTCATTGGTCTCTGTTTTTCCTCATTccactatttttttcaataatagGCATGATTATTATCTTCCCAGCCTTTAAATTCGAAACTGCTAATAAATACGACTATATTTGTTCTATggaaaacaaggaaaacaGTAATGATATAGAGGACGCAAGCGTTGACTTGCCAATGGAATCTCCCGGAGCAAGCCCAGGATTTTTCACACTTTTGAGAAATCCCGCTATTTCACTGTattcattatatttgtttctttatttaGGTGCTGAAATCACCACTGGTTCATGGTTCTTTAGTTACTTATTACAAACTAAATCAAGTAACAAGGTGGCTATGTCATACATAGCAGCATCGTTTTGGACAGGCCTGACTGTAGGCAGGTTATGCCTAGGATTCGTTACTGAAAGGTTTTTCGAGAACGAGTATAAAGCAAGCAAAGCTTATGCATTTCTAACCCTATCATCATACACATTATTTGTGCTCGTGGGATTGATTGATTCGGACTCttctttctatttctttgtATTATTCTtggttgttttttcttgtgGCACATTTATTGGGCCATTGTTCCCAAATGCGAGTATCGTTGCTTTACAGGTACTACCCAAGAGATTACATGTGAGCGGAGTCGGTGTTGCCGTTGCCGTTGGCGGTTGTGGTGGTGCAGCCATTCCATATCTGGCTGGTGTTATTGCGCACACGGTTGGTATCCAGTATATTCCATTGCTGTGTTGGATAATGGTGGCATTATTCACATTGGAATGGACATTGTATCCTAAATTCATCAAGGGGCATGCAGAATTTTTCTAGCGACAGGCACGTTGTAGGCTTTAACGTCAATATTTTATTGCACTCAAAGGGTAAAGTTATGGTAACAAAAAGTAGATAGATAGAACgggaaaaaagtaaaagaaacaaaagtCAACAGAAAAATATGGAGCTTTTTAATATATAGTGTATATAATGACTCTATCGGTCGCCTACAATAGATAAAATtctcaagaaaaaaaaacatactATTTGAGTCTATAAAGAACTTTTAGAAGTTATGGCGCTCTGCACAAGCAAAGAACATAGTAGCCTtttaatgaagaatataatataatatgaGATACCAAAAGAAACTGCGGAgggataaaaaaaaataatgcgAAAAGGTCGTAAAAATAGTCATTAAAAGGCGAAAGAAGGTAGGCGGGGGAGTGGGGGGGATCATAAATATCATAAAAAGAATGCGGGCATAATACGCGGGCATGGTGGGGCATCGGTCAAGCAAAtccattattttcaatgagGTTTTGtaaatcattgaaaaattcatcgTTGACCACAGAGTCTAAAGCAGTTAAAGTTTCCTCAGAGCTATTTTcgaatctttcaaagaacaATTTAACAGCTTCGATATATTCAAAACCAAACATTTGAGAATAATGGTtgataaagttttcaaTAACCATGATAGTATCTTTGATCTGTTTGCCACAAGTCGAAGGGTAGTGGCTCTGGTTTAAGGAGTGTGGCTTTACGATTCCGGCATTGATAacgttgaagaaaaacaggCTAGTATCGATTTCTTCATGCTGGCAGATATAACGATGGGTTTGGTTGAATTCGTCCACAGAGAAAGGTGTGAATTGGGCGTAGTAGTGTTTCAACCTCTTCGCGAAATCCTTGATGGCCAGTTCGTATGGTTTGTCCAGGTAGTCCTCGTTGAACGATTTATTGTGGATATTgtatttgatgaaatctCTATTGAAGCACGAAACCTGCAAAATTATGGGCACGAGATTGAAAGTAGAGAGCACATCTGTATTGAACGAACAAACCTCCTCGAAtatgaattttcttctttcaacgGTAGAATTTGTCGCGTCAAAAATCGCTACATCACATTCATCACTGTTAATCTCGTGGAATAGTTTCTGCAGCGTGATTCTGGCGtatgtttcctttttgtcGTTATTTTTCGGATTGAACAAGTCTTCGGATGATGTGTTTGACAGGAGTAGAGGTTTAGAGATAGTGGCGCAGCTAATTTGCCTTCTTATCTTACCAGCGTTGAAAACTTCACAGCGTAAAGAATTAGTCAACGGATTATTCTTCAAGCACTGGATCAGATGGGAAGAAATGGTGGATTTCCCAGTAGCTGGTAGACCAATCAAAACAATCATGAATTTGTTTACTTTCCCATTCGTATACGTAACGTCGTCGTTGTCTCTTTTGTAATTCAGGGTGATGGGTAGATGTAACGCGTCGTTAGAAATATACCTGGGTACTTTTGTAGAGAgcaatgaatttttgtGGTTATCGAAGAAGCTAGAGTCTTGACAATCTAAAGTGGCTCTATCGAGGGAAGCACTGGAATAGCTGTTGCCATTGttcagtgaaaaaagagaattcGAAGAATTGTACTCGGAGGTCAGATACCCATCTTGAGAATCTGAATCGGAAGAACCGgtcattttcaaacttcCAGCAGAAAAATCGCGTTCGTAattcctcctcttccttttctttatgtCTAATATATTAAAAATCGTGTAAAATTATTTATTTGGGGGCAGCAAAAGTAGAGGGAACTTGAAGCAAATTCAGAAGTAATGGTACCGCGCTCTTCTCGTATTTTCTGTATAGAGTTTCCGTGTATTAGCGTACTGAACCCTATAATACCCTTAAATAAAGCGGATAAGTTAATTTTCTGAGACTacaaaaatatatcaaaatGGCCCTCGCAGGACCGtgctttcttttatataaGCAAATCTTCCTCACGAAAAGCCGAGTTATCCAATTTAGTTTtcagctttctttttttcattatcaatcgATCCCGATGCccagagaagaaaaagaaaaaagaggaaaacaATTTCCGTTGTGGACTCATCTGTGCGCGGTTTCTGTGGAGAGGTGGGGCGGGATGTGCCTGGAAATTCGGCAAATACGTCAAcgattttttgtatttatcCGATAAGCCTTATTTCGTATCTTCTCCGTTCCGAGGGAGGTGCACGGGCGGGTGACCACGTGCTCATTATAAGGTGCACGGTTGCATGGAAATGTATATAGTTACACAGCGGTATATACCAGTGAGATCAGAGAGAGGACGGCGAAGAAGAGTGTGGTTCCGCTCTCAAGGTGTCCTGTATGCTAGTTAGTTTGTCCTGTACCTGTTTGCATACTTGGTCGATCTCGCGGATTTCACCGCGCTTGTATTCCAGCTGTTCCTCCAGCAGCATGATAAGAGACTCTCGGGACTGATGGGGCCTGTACTCGTTCAGCAGGTGGTGGATATTGACAAGGATAGTCCTTATGTCCTCCACTTTCCGTTCGTAAACGTCCGGGTTTATGCTCAATACGCCGACGAGTTCGAGATAGTTCAGTAGGAGCGACTTCAATAGCTTGCGCAGCTCTTGGATTTTATATTGGTAATTCGTGCTTTCGTTCTCTGTGGACTTCTTATAAAGCTGTGTGAGTCCCATGCTTTCCAAGTCGGGTAGCTGGTCCTTCACCTGCCATATGCTCCCAAACGCTCGATACTGCTGATTTTTGGGCATTGGAGGCGGGATCAGGTAATCCAGAGCACACGTGATCTCCTCCTCATCTTCACCACCATGGCTGTTCAACGCTCCCTGCTTCGTGCCGGTGGCCTTCCTTTCCTGGTATTTTGGTAATCTTTTCAGATTCGATTGTGTGAAAAACTTCACGTATGGGGGTGGAGGCGGGTACAGCGAGCTGACCTCGTTGCCAGGATCATTGGACATTTGCTGTTTTGAATTGTTTTATTAGGCCTTGGATACGATGTGTGGGACCTCTTCACAACTTGCAGATGCTTTTGATGAAATGCTTGCCAAAACTACAAGGTTCTATTCTATGCCCGATTTCCATCAAAATGTGCCGTCCATAGTGATTACAACTTTCTTTCTAAGGTGTCAAGAGGGAAAAACATAAGCGTTCGATGTTCGGTAAATATATTTGGGCTTCGATATACGTAATATAAGGTGTATTAAAGAGGGTCTTCTTgagtaaaaagaagattaaAGAGAAACAGGACAGAATGAGCAAAGGAGGTGAGAGAATGGACATTGATGAGGACGAATCGCAGGATATCGCGGATAATTCGCAACAAGGTACACCCGTagaaaccaaaaagaaaagatttgaaattaaaaaatggACTGCAGTGGCGTTCTGGTCATGGGATATAGCCGTTGATAATTGTGCCATTTGCAGGAACCACATTATGGAACCGTGCATTGAATGTCAGCCAAAGGCCATGACTGACACTGACAATGAATGTGTGGCAGCGTGGGGGGTTTGTAACCATGCTTTCCATTTGCACTGCATCAATAAGTGGATCAAGACGAGAGATGCATGTCCTCTAGATAATCAACCGTGGCAGTTGGCAAGATGTGGTAGGTGATGTGCCGGAACCGCGCAAAAAACATATTAAGCATACCGGGGCTGGAGGCTGATTCTTCGccttatttttctctttttagAGGAGATCACTAGGTTTATAGTGGGCGtacacttttttcttcttcagatcGTACCTCTGTTATATGCGGACCATGATCAATTATATGTACTTTTTTCTCCATCTCCTCGATAGCGTTTTGATAGATATGAGGCATTTTTAATAAAATAGTTCAAGATCTTGTCCCCCTTGGCCTATCATTCATATCTATGTATGTGGCAAAAAATCAGGAGTATTCCAGTCTCCTTGAGAGCAGATTTATTTGATATGAcagtttttatttttccattgtCCAAAGTGCTTTAATATCACCGCCGCGTTTTTAAGAGCTATTGCACGTATTTAAATACATATTAATTAAACTAAAGTATCATATTCAATATTCTCGCCGCAATCTTTCGAATAACTGGCACTGAAATCTGtttttcttactttttttccttttttaatttttcgtCAACTTAGATTGAGTCAAATGTCACAAAAAAAACGACAcacaatataataataaatgAGAATACTTTAAAATAAGAAGCTTATCCCACTTAAAAACAGTTTCAAAAAGCTAGAAAACGTTAAAAAGTTTGTGCATAATGATTTCTGTGAGCATTTTTACTTTTCTGGTTTTGGAGTTCCTTGCGCTGTGTCAAGCTTCAGTACATACCATTCAAATTAAAGATAAGCACTTTGTTGACACAGTAACGGGAAAACCgttcttcatcaaaggCGTTGATTATCAACCAGGTGGTTCTTCCGACGTTAGTGAAAAGCAAGATCCCTTATCTAATCCGAAAGCCTGCGCTCGtgatattttattatttcaagaactgGGCATTAACACAGTAAGGATATATTCCATAAATCCAGACTTGAACCATGATGCATGCATGACGATGATGGCGATGGCAGGAATTTATCTCATTTTGGATGTCAATTCACCATTGCAAAGCCAGCATTTGAACAGGTATGAACCTTGGACTACGTACAACGAAGTTTATCTGGAGCATGTCTTTAAAGTCGTCGAGCAGTTTTCTCACTACAACAACACCTTGGGCTTTTTTGCCGGTAATGAAATTGTAAACGACAAAAGATCAGCACAATATTCACCTGCATACATCAAAGAGCTGATCGGAACTATGAAGAACTATATAAGAGCCCACTCTCCCAGGACAATCCCAGTAGGTTATTCAGCTGCAGATGATCTAAGTTATAGGGTATCTTTATCCGAGTATTTAGAGTGCAAAGTCGATGATAAGCCTGAAAATAGTGTCGATTTCTATGGAGTTAACTCCTATCAATGGTGCGGTCAGCAAACTATGCAAACATCAGGGTACAGTACGTTGGTGGATGCCTACAGAAGCTATTCGAAAcctgttttcttttcagaaTTTGGATGCAATAAAGTCTTGCCAAGGCAATTCCAAGAAATAGATTATCTATTCTCTGAAGAAATGTATTCCGTGTTCTGTGGAGGCTTGGTTTACGAATTTTCTCAGGAGGATAATAATTATGGTCTGGTtgaatatcaagaaaatgattcGGTACAATTATTAGCAGATTTTGAAAGGCTCAAATCACATTACCAAAATATTGAATTC
The DNA window shown above is from Saccharomyces kudriavzevii IFO 1802 strain IFO1802 genome assembly, chromosome: 15 and carries:
- the CDC33 gene encoding translation initiation factor eIF4E (similar to Saccharomyces cerevisiae CDC33 (YOL139C); ancestral locus Anc_3.20), which codes for MSVEEVSKKFEENVSVDDTTATPKTVLSDSAHFDVKHPLNTKWTLWYTKPAVDKSESWSDLLRPVTSFQTVEEFWAIIQNIPEPHELPLKSDYHVFRNDVRPEWEDEANAKGGKWSFQLRGKGADIDELWLRTLLAVIGETIDEDDSQINGVVLSIRKGGNKFALWTKSEDKEPLLRIGGKFKQVLKLTDDGHLEFFPHSSANGRHPQPSITL
- the RTC1 gene encoding Rtc1p (similar to Saccharomyces cerevisiae RTC1 (YOL138C); ancestral locus Anc_3.22), whose product is MSLSPHMENSSISKGSTPIPKNRNVCSLGKSELLGSSSSNNSSFRVNHYSNSGQTSGLESMRRPNLTPTFSYNNGIYMPESHRTSSFNDNYLPYDKSPFVKKTRNISNKLNMKSKTKKNADSLTNTRKSSGLIYTTKMNKELSSIDKVNDPNINGLVCAGKTHLGFYKFSPSDRSIKCVHDFITPNNNTSTKVATSLLPKLSKRTRQNKFSTIADVKTGFNNYKNCIAVCNNSTAISIYDLNKSSSIENPLITSLCEHTRSINSFDFNMVESNLIISGGQDSCVKIWDLRSNTSKSSNRADININTASDSIRDVKWMPGYNFASKNEQGSSTYGNSKSGYKFASIHDSGYLLKFDLRQPAQYEKKLNAHTGPGLCLSWHPHQEYIATGGRDGKCSLWYVGENVNASDNTVLNYGNAPSLHTPSTSINNSNSLAFPKLTINTGYPVTKLKFRPAYNNNIFNSLLGMSSMGDEAEVRIYSLARKYIPKHILLSEAPSLGLVWWDENLIFNIDKGTRVNGWDINKEPTVLENLNKNTTTWRDLDGNGLLSVDQEIGSYELSEPETTSISTNIGKKHHGTIKNTKNGNPENQGIIGGLKKGFSHTGLTGFAPERPPTLKTGSTFSTKSLTIASGTSSFNSSSASLTSLTPQAENKEENAIEPPYIITLDIPQIFNNIRLTKIARLRKNDTVSEKFCIRDSPVKKFKFLARQLKFSFIQEQNGADDASTVYEKGEQNINDAKENMTKGVDNDGDNDDNDDDKIVESHLKKYNFPENNTWATLMNEKGNSKQSKRSSKGSKVVDEKDGRSSISSVSTNKQNPDKTRKVDKNLEAEMQDKMRTLIDLVSIATHNASVYLSIDDLTNFKIWILIRDSLLWDLKWMTSSPVSSDTASNMDANESSDFEAAENLGAGKEFSEEGEEGTSGAESLIEERPQAFRASSGEPSETDKKPISKLKEQLKDTERITYTQPNEGSDEVLSELKELQSQFLESRARMGINDDVIIEEDENGIEQQQEQEQPHDPSIKPAHTQMSPTAKSIPILQKREHRKSFIDTFMLHSPNGYNADTDMGDEGDNISPRFVYNSVSPRSRVSSLQSYATTTSQLGALKKLSSQTAPVVGSPGHVLSQRDNISGEVPSSSLTKKLAKYRQMADDPPWDTKKLIKQLYKQATETGNVVLTVNILFLFQTLYQITEINIAKDAIAHFLLLLHRYELFGIAADVLKYCPFEDIMGSEGDQSSIRLFCERCGELITNENSKENFRTEAQQTGNKKAMEKFGYWYCDSCKKKNTPCILCERPLKKLTMVILPCGHEGHFQCIQEWFLDEKEHECPGGCPGVAFI
- the BSC6 gene encoding Bsc6p (similar to Saccharomyces cerevisiae BSC6 (YOL137W); ancestral locus Anc_3.24), with translation MDASSIALGGDDYGMHTTEISHHNTIELKNLLSPSESREDPQDSDGLPSNSSIIKEIEWNGEMVKTYPLNYQTVPLVKLQVMACLIMFIVFGMNDQTVGALLPTLIEYYHITQVDVSNVFIVQLCGYVMASLSNERLNKHFGMRGGMLLAATLCIVFLIVLASAPSNFYVCMFCGLPLGLGIGILDSTGNVLMGSLLVHKNELMGIMHGLYGAAAMVTPPLVSHFVEWGHWSLFFLIPLFFSIIGMIIIFPAFKFETANKYDYICSMENKENSNDIEDASVDLPMESPGASPGFFTLLRNPAISLYSLYLFLYLGAEITTGSWFFSYLLQTKSSNKVAMSYIAASFWTGLTVGRLCLGFVTERFFENEYKASKAYAFLTLSSYTLFVLVGLIDSDSSFYFFVLFLVVFSCGTFIGPLFPNASIVALQVLPKRLHVSGVGVAVAVGGCGGAAIPYLAGVIAHTVGIQYIPLLCWIMVALFTLEWTLYPKFIKGHAEFF
- the PFK27 gene encoding 6-phosphofructo-2-kinase (similar to Saccharomyces cerevisiae PFK27 (YOL136C); ancestral locus Anc_3.26) → MTGSSDSDSQDGYLTSEYNSSNSLFSLNNGNSYSSASLDRATLDCQDSSFFDNHKNSLLSTKVPRYISNDALHLPITLNYKRDNDDVTYTNGKVNKFMIVLIGLPATGKSTISSHLIQCLKNNPLTNSLRCEVFNAGKIRRQISCATISKPLLLSNTSSEDLFNPKNNDKKETYARITLQKLFHEINSDECDVAIFDATNSTVERRKFIFEEVCSFNTDVLSTFNLVPIILQVSCFNRDFIKYNIHNKSFNEDYLDKPYELAIKDFAKRLKHYYAQFTPFSVDEFNQTHRYICQHEEIDTSLFFFNVINAGIVKPHSLNQSHYPSTCGKQIKDTIMVIENFINHYSQMFGFEYIEAVKLFFERFENSSEETLTALDSVVNDEFFNDLQNLIENNGFA
- the MED7 gene encoding mediator complex subunit MED7 (similar to Saccharomyces cerevisiae MED7 (YOL135C); ancestral locus Anc_3.27); the protein is MSNDPGNEVSSLYPPPPPYVKFFTQSNLKRLPKYQERKATGTKQGALNSHGGEDEEEITCALDYLIPPPMPKNQQYRAFGSIWQVKDQLPDLESMGLTQLYKKSTENESTNYQYKIQELRKLLKSLLLNYLELVGVLSINPDVYERKVEDIRTILVNIHHLLNEYRPHQSRESLIMLLEEQLEYKRGEIREIDQVCKQVQDKLTSIQDTLRAEPHSSSPSSL
- the HRT1 gene encoding SCF ubiquitin ligase complex subunit HRT1 (similar to Saccharomyces cerevisiae HRT1 (YOL133W); ancestral locus Anc_3.28), which gives rise to MSKGGERMDIDEDESQDIADNSQQGTPVETKKKRFEIKKWTAVAFWSWDIAVDNCAICRNHIMEPCIECQPKAMTDTDNECVAAWGVCNHAFHLHCINKWIKTRDACPLDNQPWQLARCGR